ttttacgacggtactgcgctgacgggccccgtcaccgtagtcagtgccggTTTTTTTACTGTGGCTTCATCGCGTTATCGCATCGTCATCACCATCATTAATGTGGTTATCACGTGACCATATTTTATAAAACAGCGCGGAAATTTCACTACGAACAACTAGCGCAACTAGCCTTAAaagcgacaaacaaacaaactagcaACTAGCTACAGGCCACCCCACATCCTAGGAGCAACCAACCAAATCTTCAGGTGCCCTGTGGCTCTAGCAGCTCTAGCCGCCCTAGCAGGAATTTGCGGAAAGGTTCAACGGGAGTTGGAGAACTTGCAAATGGCTTTGATTCCTCTCTCATTATGTGTCCCACACGGTAGCTGATTGTAGCGCTTAGAGCTGATTGAAAAGGTACTGTATGTAATTACGTGTTCCTTGACTATGGCGTGACTTATGCCGTGTTGATGTGCATTAACTTTTGATTGCTTTGTTTAGGCTGGTGGCATGGCGAGTGACAAGCTAAGCGAGGCGTTCGAAAGAGCCGTCAGGCTGAATGAATCCCCGTTAGAGAAGAACGCTCACAAATTTTGGACACCTCAGCGGAGTAGGGGAGATCCGTTGCCCGGTCGTCGTTGCTGGTCATCTGCTCGGTAAGTtgtcgcgtgaaaaaaaaaaaaaaaggatatgtaGAAGGGAAGATAAACATACCTAATAATCAGTAAATGTAACGAACATACAAGGTCAATGCCACGATATACGCGATGcgaaacaaacgagcgctaagaaaCGGGGACATAAACGAGAGGCACACAGGAGCCCGTTGCTTAACGCTCGTTTGTTTTGCATCAAGTaataaccaacttgcccaaccaCATGTCTTGCTAAGCCACTATATAGCTGTTGCGCCgatcatatgaaaaaaaaatcctttttaTTTCTCCTAACGCATTAATAATACAACCGTACTCGCCGCGTGTTCTTGCTTTTCAAGTAATGTTCCTTGCGTGCAATGCGGCGCCGTGTTTGATAAATAGTATCGGTTCTAACAGAAAACAATTCTTTGCTAAACGTTTAACAATTTTTGTATGTTGTATTGCACTTAGCCTTGTACAGTGATTGGAagatgaaaaacaaaacaaagaaggtCTTCACTAATCATTGTTTAGTCATAAAAATATGTATTTCGGTAGCTAAACCTTTAtaacagataaaacaaaaatattctGTACTGGAACTATTGGGCATCACAGCTTTCAAGGCGCCTATCAGCTGGCAAAATTTCTTAAAGCAGTTTGAATTCCTCCTAAATGTTGGTCCTGCTTATCACAAAACTCTACCGCTACTTCGATGGAAAGAGAGTTTATGTAGCATAAGAACGCATGTGCAGAGTCGGCCACAATAGGTCATGGAACCACGTGTACTATGAAAAGTGTGAATTTCTGCTTTCATGGAATGGTGCTTCTAATTTAAAGGGTTACCCAGGCAACGAAAAACTACTCCACactgaaactttgaccttgaggCTATGGAAGCTGACTTCACAGGAATTTCCCCCTTTGCTAACCCTGTGTGTCTCGTAAACTTTTGTACCCAACCGTACATACATTTCCCGATCTACATCTGAAGGTTATCGATAAAATGTTCCCCTTGCACGTGGTCTGTAAATGTACATTTCAGATTGTACATTGACCTTCTTAACAGCTTCCACATTTCACGCATGCAAGTGTCCATAGCCAGACTGTAAAACGGAATGTAGGAACGCCGATGTGCTCAGGTCTACAAACTATTTGAAGTACCATAGGCAGTGTAGAGTAATCTGGAACCCACCACTGCAGTGCCTCTCATACGTCCTGTGGTGCATTGGTACATTCAGCCCCACAATTTGATTTTGATGAAAAGCGAACGGCTCTGTCCTACATGAGCTGGGAAAGGGCATCAGAAGAAGCACTGCAACCGTGAAGGTTTGATTGTTAGTTTTTTTGGTAATATGTACAAGTCTACGTAGGTTCTCCTCACCGTAGTCACCTCATCTGTATCTGCTTTGAGATACAAAAAGCAACAATAACTAACTTCTTTATATCAATGAGAGAGTTTCGAGTGGCTGTGCTGGCAATGCAGGAACACATCTCTTTGCAGGCGGCGCCCATCCTTTCTACAAGACAGCTCGGACAGCGACGATGAAATTGAAACGTCGGCGGGACGAAAGCCACCTGCTTCACGGCTTCTCACGCCATGCGCTGCTGTGAAGACACCATTTGCCGAGGACAGGGACACCTGGTTCCTTGAGTCGCTGTCTGACAGCACACCTCTGGAGAAATGCCACCCAGATACGCTCAAGTTCAAGCAAAGTTTCAACAGTTCCCGGGAGGATCTTGCCAGTGCTCTCTTTTCAATTTTCAACAGGGAGGTCTTTGCTCACAAGGTAGGTCCTGCGTTGCGTGGGCCATTGCTCATGAGGGCTTAGCATTGGTCATTAAGCTGACTGTATTCTATTTGAAAATGTATGCGGATTTTGTGAGGAGTTGAAAGCAAACTCTCCTTATACACATCTGGCACAGGAATGGTGTGATCACAGTTGGCCTATTTCATGTTGAAAGGAAGACTGCGCACTCTCTTAGAGACTCATCTTGAACTTTGTTACAGTGCAACACTAGACACGGACAAAACGAAGGAAAAAGAACAACACAGCTCTGGCtctcaactgatattttattgaagaATTGTGAAACATTTATATGTACCAAGTACAAAAACCGTGACATGTGCAAGACACTAATATACATGAAGGCACCATTGTCAAAATTGCACCTAATCAAGGTTGGCAAAGACAGCTGATTTCCTTGTCATGAAGAGCGACTGACGGTTCACAGATACAAGTCTTGTCCCTAATCATTATATTGTAGGCCTCAGCGATTTCTCTTGTAAAACCGCTGAGGCCtagcattattaaaaaaaaaggtgcaacAAAAAAAGACTGAGAATTTTACCACATGAACATGACGCTTGTGTTTGTGTGGTAAAAGTCTTTTCGTTTCTTCTGTCGCGCCGTTTTCTTAATAATGCATTACAAGGCCTAACCAACTGTGCTTGTTCCTtttaaaagagtactgacacaaaaattttggcttcgcgtttttttgctgcaatatgttgccGGGGCCCTATTATAACATGACACATTGCTTGTTGCAACACGTGACAAataattaattacagtctgtttatttCCGACCAGTTTCAGTGTTGGTTCGGGAGAGCTCCGAGAATGGCAAGCCACCAGAGCAACTAATGCCGTCTAGCATGTGAAATGGCACACATAACTGTGACGAACTTCCGTGCTGCCTGCATCGTCTGCTGACATCCTTTCGCCTGCTGCATGTGACGCACCGTCATTGTCGTCGTCTGGTAGAAACGACTTTCTCGAGGCTTCCACACTTTCCGCATGTTTGCCGCGGGTATGCACTCGCGAGGCGCTGGCTAATCTGCTGCAAAAGCGCAATGGTGACTATGACATCGTCATACTAGCTGCGCTAGCTCAGAGCTCAGCCACATTGGTGACGTCCCGGAAGTTGGGGGTCACATTAAAGTCACCTTATATGTTGTCAGGGTCACAAGGTGTGGCGTATAGCACTGGAGAGTGCACGCGAACCTCAGCATTCATAATAATTACCTCCGAAACTACATTCACTGTTGAGATTTGGTAGATGATGTATGCACGTTCATGTGAATCGATcctgcaggctatctcggccatgaaattttgtgtcagtaccccttttaaCTACTCATTACTTTGGTTTTTGCTCTATCTTCCACATTATACTATCTTCCTGCCTGCTAAAGAAACTCTAAAAagaaacatacaaggcagttcagaCTGATAATTTCCATCAGAGTTGTCGGGGTGATAGGCATAGAGCAGGAGGGGTGCTCACCCTTCCCCTTGACACCCCCCCCACTCTGGCCTGCATACCTTAGCAGCCCTAATTAGCAGCTGcatattgttcttttttattattttcattttgATCACAACAATGACAGATTTATTTTCTGTTCTCCACTTTTAATTCTCAGTTTGTAACCTGAGGGGGAGGGGGATGAGCAGACAAAAATAGAAACCTTTATTGCATTGTATTCATGAAAACATGGCAAAACTGGATGTACTACCTCGGGTCCTCACCTTCAATGTGGTGCTCTTCGAATGCTGTCTTAAGTGAGCATACATCGTTATAATTAAGTCATTGCGCCAAATCTCATTTTTCTGGGCAGATATCAGGAGACGTTACTGCAGGGGCATGCATTCAAATTAAAGGCCGTCTTGCGATATAAATACCAAGTTTGTCCCCAATTTCGTTTTTGCTGACTGTGAAATGAAGGCTTATGACGTAGCTGCATTGAAAGTGGATATACCTTTGCTATACTTGATGTTTGTTAAAAGCATGTGTATTGATTATATGGCAATGTTGGCAAAAATGTCACGTTCACTGCACTCTATTCGATGATTAGTTACATTCATGTTTGTTACGTTATGGTTTGACTGTATTTCCTACAACGCTGTGTGCTTGCTACAAAACGTACCGCAGAAACTTATGGAGTTTTTCTTTTCAACACGCATAGCTCCCTCCAGGGGAAATTTCTTGGAATGGCCGATTGATATCGACAGCAGGCCGGTGTTTCAACTTGCCCAACAACAAGTATCGTGTGGAGCTCTCGTCGAAAATTCTCCGCAGTGCCGAACAAACAAGAGACACCCTACTGCACGAGCTGTGTCACGCGGCAGTTTGGTGCCTGCACAACTGCAAGCGAGGCGGCCACGGTGAACTGTGGAAGTTCTGGTGCGTGTCGCATTTCTCGTTATTTATCTGCAAAGCCCTCCCTTCACACCAGTTTCATTCTCTCGAACCAGCATGAAGGTTGAGTTGAAAGAAGACAACTGGCAGTTAGCTGCAGGATGCTTTTTGAACACGCTATAGCAAATGTCGTACCTGAACGTGCAGTATAATGGCATAATGAGGATGTGTGGCGCCACGGCATCTATTGAACTTATGAATAGTGAGGGCAGCAAGCAAACATTCAGGAGGTGATACTCCTGTGCATGTCGTCCTTGCTCTAATTCAGAGACAGAGGAAGCATGTCCTGAGCTGTTCTAACATACACACTGGTTGAATAGCCTCTTTCTGTTTGTAACACAGGTGATTTTACTGGCTGCTCTTGGCTGACTTTGGAAAATGGCCATACTGCTCTCGCCGGCAGAGGCACAATGTGTCTATAGTACATTGTTCAGGAGTAGCGTAAATTTGCTCCATTGTCTTACTTTGCCACATTGCATAGAACTTGCACTGCACGTATTTAAGCTTTGCAGTCAGCTCTCATTATAGCTTTCTTGTGTTCTTGTAGGGTGAATCGTGCTGCTCGGAGGTTCCCGAAGCTTCCCCCTGCCCAAAGGTGTCACGACTACAAGCAGCCGCGAGAAAGGAAACTTGCCTTCAACTTATGTCCATGATGCCAgtaattctttattttttgtctcgCTAAAGTATGTATATAATTGAAGAGAAATTGTTTGTGGATGAGCCTGTGCATGCATTTGAGCTTTTTCGTGATGAACATTGTTGTCACAGAGAGTGCCTTTAGCTATCAGCGGTCAGAAGCTGTTGTGGTGCTCTTTCATGAATGACATCACGGCAAGAATGATGCCCTATCCACTTGGCCGCCAGACGCGTCTGTTCCCTTCGTGCATGCTCAGGTTATCCAGTGCACCTGCAATAGTTTCTGAAGGATGATTCGGCTGCTTTATGCTGTTATGCCTAGACTGCAATTTATTTTCGAATTTATTTTCAAAAtcatgaaggaaaggagattactcttaagggctcgttttgttagacacaatattaatgagaactaac
This window of the Rhipicephalus sanguineus isolate Rsan-2018 chromosome 2, BIME_Rsan_1.4, whole genome shotgun sequence genome carries:
- the LOC119383488 gene encoding germ cell nuclear acidic protein; its protein translation is MASDKLSEAFERAVRLNESPLEKNAHKFWTPQRSRGDPLPGRRCWSSARRRPSFLQDSSDSDDEIETSAGRKPPASRLLTPCAAVKTPFAEDRDTWFLESLSDSTPLEKCHPDTLKFKQSFNSSREDLASALFSIFNREVFAHKLPPGEISWNGRLISTAGRCFNLPNNKYRVELSSKILRSAEQTRDTLLHELCHAAVWCLHNCKRGGHGELWKFWVNRAARRFPKLPPAQRCHDYKQPRERKLAFNLCP